In one Streptomyces sp. T12 genomic region, the following are encoded:
- a CDS encoding DEAD/DEAH box helicase — MTLPVALSGTDVIGQAKTGTGKTLGFGLPLLERVTVPADVEAGRAKPEALTDAPQALVVVPTRELCTQVTNDLLTAGKVRNVRVLAIYGGRAYEPQVEALKKGVDVIVGTPGRLLDLAGQKKLNLKHIKALVLDEADEMLDLGFLPDVEKIINMLPARRQTMLFSATMPGAVIGLARRYMSQPTHIRATAPDDEGVTVANIAQHVYRAHNMDKPEMVARILQADGRGLAMVFCRTKRTAADLADQLQQRGFASGAVHGDLGQGAREQALRAFRNGKVDVLVCTDVAARGIDVEGVTHVINYQSPEEEKTYLHRIGRTGRAGNTGTAITLVDWDDIPRWQLINKALELKFNDPPETYSTSPHLFEELKIPAGTKGVLPRAERTRAGLAAEELEDLGETGGRGARGRGGRGGRDESRSSSPERERPARTPRRRRRTRNGTPLEGAPTPANGPATPEETVEATTADSVTAPRTPRRRRRTRSGASAEPTAAVTATSADAAEAAVTTAEGPSLDAAEEAPAKPRRRRTRKSAEPTATSAEALPTPEAEATTVSEPAKVAEPAEAVQASEPEEAPAAKPRRRTRKATAAAEAVVDTAEGTPEAAQETPEATESKPRRRTRKATAAAETAVDTVEATEATPKARRTRKTAASATQAADIPAQTAQEPEAAEAKPRRTRKATAAAEAAVDTAEAVEAKPKTRRTRKAAAPAEAAVDTAEGTEAKPRRTRKAAATVAEPEAAEAKPRRTRKATAAAEAAVDTAEAAEAKPRRTRKAAATVAKPEAAVDTAEATEAKPKARRTRKTAASATEATAAPAAGIPAQATQEPTATEAPAPRRRTRKAAATVEAVDGTAEVKPKVRRTRKATAATEPAES; from the coding sequence ATGACCCTCCCCGTCGCCCTCTCGGGCACGGACGTCATCGGCCAGGCCAAGACCGGCACCGGCAAGACGCTGGGCTTCGGTCTCCCGCTCCTGGAGCGCGTCACCGTCCCCGCCGACGTGGAGGCCGGTCGCGCCAAGCCCGAGGCCCTCACCGACGCCCCGCAGGCGCTCGTCGTCGTCCCCACGCGCGAGCTGTGCACGCAGGTCACCAACGACCTGCTGACCGCGGGCAAGGTGCGTAACGTCCGCGTCCTCGCCATCTACGGCGGCCGGGCCTACGAGCCCCAGGTCGAGGCCCTCAAGAAGGGCGTCGACGTCATCGTCGGCACCCCGGGCCGACTGCTGGACCTCGCGGGCCAGAAGAAGCTCAACCTCAAGCACATCAAGGCGCTCGTCCTCGACGAGGCCGACGAGATGCTCGACCTGGGCTTCCTGCCCGACGTCGAGAAGATCATCAACATGCTGCCGGCGCGACGCCAGACCATGCTGTTCTCGGCGACCATGCCGGGCGCGGTCATCGGCCTCGCGCGCCGCTACATGTCGCAGCCCACCCACATCCGCGCCACCGCGCCGGACGACGAGGGCGTGACGGTCGCGAACATCGCGCAGCACGTCTACCGCGCGCACAACATGGACAAGCCGGAGATGGTCGCGCGCATACTGCAGGCCGACGGCCGAGGACTGGCCATGGTCTTCTGCCGCACCAAGCGCACGGCGGCCGACCTCGCCGACCAGCTCCAGCAGCGCGGCTTCGCATCCGGCGCGGTCCACGGCGACCTCGGCCAGGGCGCCCGCGAGCAGGCGCTGCGCGCCTTCCGCAACGGCAAGGTGGACGTCCTCGTCTGCACCGACGTCGCCGCCCGCGGCATCGACGTCGAGGGTGTCACTCACGTCATCAACTACCAGTCGCCGGAAGAGGAGAAGACGTACCTGCACCGCATCGGCCGTACGGGCCGCGCGGGCAACACGGGTACGGCGATCACCCTCGTCGACTGGGACGACATCCCGCGCTGGCAGCTCATCAACAAGGCGCTGGAGCTGAAGTTCAACGACCCGCCGGAGACGTACTCCACGTCCCCGCACCTCTTCGAGGAACTGAAGATCCCCGCCGGCACCAAGGGCGTCCTGCCCCGCGCGGAGCGCACGCGCGCCGGGCTGGCGGCGGAGGAGCTGGAGGACCTCGGCGAGACCGGCGGACGCGGTGCGCGCGGTCGCGGTGGCCGTGGCGGCCGGGACGAGTCCCGCTCGTCCTCGCCGGAGCGCGAGCGCCCGGCGCGTACGCCGCGTCGCCGCCGCCGTACCCGTAACGGAACCCCGCTGGAGGGGGCGCCGACGCCCGCCAACGGTCCCGCGACGCCGGAGGAGACCGTCGAGGCCACTACGGCGGACTCCGTCACCGCACCTCGCACCCCGCGCCGCCGTCGCCGCACTCGCAGCGGGGCGTCAGCGGAGCCGACCGCAGCCGTGACGGCCACTTCCGCGGACGCCGCGGAGGCAGCTGTCACTACGGCAGAGGGCCCGTCCCTGGACGCCGCCGAGGAGGCCCCGGCGAAGCCGCGCCGCCGCCGGACGCGCAAGTCGGCGGAGCCGACGGCGACTTCGGCCGAGGCGCTGCCGACGCCGGAGGCGGAGGCCACGACGGTCTCGGAGCCCGCGAAGGTTGCGGAGCCGGCGGAGGCCGTGCAGGCGTCCGAGCCCGAGGAGGCTCCCGCCGCCAAGCCGCGCCGCCGCACCCGCAAGGCAACGGCTGCCGCCGAAGCCGTGGTCGACACGGCCGAGGGCACCCCCGAGGCCGCACAGGAGACCCCGGAGGCGACGGAGTCCAAGCCGCGCCGCCGGACCCGTAAGGCAACGGCCGCTGCCGAGACCGCCGTCGACACCGTCGAGGCCACCGAGGCCACGCCGAAGGCGCGCCGCACCCGCAAGACCGCGGCGTCCGCCACCCAGGCCGCCGACATCCCGGCCCAGACGGCCCAGGAGCCGGAGGCCGCCGAGGCCAAGCCGCGGCGCACCCGCAAGGCGACCGCCGCCGCAGAGGCCGCCGTCGACACGGCCGAGGCCGTGGAGGCCAAGCCCAAGACGCGCCGTACGCGCAAGGCCGCGGCCCCGGCCGAAGCCGCCGTGGACACGGCCGAGGGCACGGAGGCCAAGCCGCGCCGTACACGCAAGGCCGCCGCGACCGTCGCGGAGCCCGAGGCCGCCGAGGCCAAGCCGCGCCGCACCCGCAAGGCAACGGCCGCAGCCGAAGCCGCGGTCGACACGGCCGAGGCCGCTGAGGCCAAGCCGCGCCGTACGCGCAAGGCCGCCGCGACCGTCGCGAAGCCGGAGGCGGCTGTCGACACGGCCGAGGCCACCGAGGCCAAGCCCAAGGCGCGCCGCACCCGCAAGACCGCGGCGTCCGCGACCGAGGCCACCGCCGCCCCCGCGGCCGGCATCCCGGCCCAGGCCACGCAGGAGCCGACGGCCACGGAGGCGCCCGCGCCCCGTCGCCGTACCCGCAAGGCCGCGGCGACCGTGGAGGCCGTCGACGGCACGGCCGAGGTGAAGCCCAAGGTGCGCCGTACCCGTAAGGCCACGGCCGCCACGGAGCCCGCGGAGAGCTGA
- a CDS encoding DUF3107 domain-containing protein, which yields MEVKIGVQHAPREIVLESGQSAEEVERAVSEALAGKSALLTLVDEHGRKVLVPADRLAYVELGEPAPRKVGFGAL from the coding sequence GTGGAGGTCAAGATCGGCGTGCAGCACGCGCCCCGCGAGATCGTTCTGGAGAGCGGTCAGAGTGCCGAGGAGGTCGAGCGGGCCGTGTCCGAGGCGCTGGCCGGGAAGTCGGCGCTGCTGACCCTCGTGGACGAGCACGGCCGCAAGGTCCTGGTCCCGGCCGACCGCCTCGCGTACGTGGAGCTCGGTGAGCCGGCCCCGCGCAAGGTGGGCTTCGGCGCGCTGTAG
- a CDS encoding TetR/AcrR family transcriptional regulator, translating to MTAIEQTEAARPRGTRLPRRARRNQLLGAAQEVFVAQGYHAAAMDDIAERAGVSKPVLYQHFPGKLDLYLALLDQHCESLIQAVRNALASTTDNKQRVRATMDAYFAYVEDDGGAFRLVFESDLTNEPAVRERVDKVTTECAEAICDVIAEDTGLSRAESMLLASGLGGLAQVVARSWLHSDRSVPRDQAVQLLTSLAWRGIAGFPLHGTEHH from the coding sequence GTGACAGCCATCGAGCAGACAGAGGCGGCACGCCCGCGGGGCACTCGCCTGCCGCGCCGTGCCCGACGGAACCAGCTTCTGGGCGCCGCCCAGGAAGTCTTCGTCGCGCAGGGTTACCACGCTGCCGCGATGGACGACATCGCCGAGCGCGCCGGCGTCAGCAAGCCGGTGCTCTACCAGCACTTCCCGGGCAAGCTCGACCTCTATCTCGCACTGCTGGACCAGCACTGCGAGTCGCTGATCCAGGCCGTACGGAACGCGCTGGCGTCGACGACCGACAACAAGCAGCGCGTACGGGCGACGATGGACGCGTACTTCGCGTACGTCGAGGACGACGGCGGCGCCTTCCGCCTGGTCTTCGAGTCGGACCTGACGAACGAGCCGGCCGTGCGCGAGCGCGTCGACAAGGTCACGACCGAGTGCGCCGAGGCGATCTGCGACGTCATCGCCGAGGACACCGGCCTCTCGCGCGCGGAATCCATGCTGCTCGCCTCCGGCCTCGGCGGCCTCGCCCAGGTCGTGGCCCGCTCCTGGCTGCACAGCGACCGCAGCGTTCCGCGCGACCAGGCGGTGCAGCTGCTGACGTCCCTGGCGTGGCGCGGCATCGCGGGCTTCCCGCTGCACGGCACGGAGCACCACTGA
- a CDS encoding alpha/beta fold hydrolase — protein MTTQPAFTPPPNARAYPLHTPRGTFAVVDSPAAPGVEPRGLALLLPGFTGSKEDFTLMHEPLAARGYRTVAVDGRGQHESDGPEQDESAYTQGELALDVLAQAAALGGTLESPLHLFGHSLGGQIARAAVLLDHAPFRSLTLMASGPAQISDSQQQRVKLLRDALAVMTMAETWEAIRAMGPPEEVGGPARGIGGQELLRRRWLGTKPAQLLATGRQLCTEPDRVDELAAVPLPFHVLSGASDDTWPVPVLDDMAARLNARRTIIPGAEHSPNADQPLRTAQAVADFWDTVDRTDT, from the coding sequence GTGACCACCCAACCCGCCTTCACGCCGCCCCCGAACGCCCGCGCCTACCCCCTGCACACCCCCCGCGGGACCTTCGCCGTCGTCGACTCCCCCGCCGCCCCCGGTGTCGAGCCCCGAGGTCTGGCCCTGCTGCTCCCCGGATTCACCGGCAGCAAGGAGGACTTCACGCTCATGCACGAGCCGCTCGCGGCGCGCGGCTACCGTACGGTCGCCGTCGACGGTCGCGGGCAGCACGAGTCGGACGGCCCCGAGCAGGACGAATCCGCGTACACGCAGGGCGAGTTGGCTCTGGACGTCCTCGCTCAGGCGGCAGCCCTGGGGGGCACCCTCGAGAGCCCCCTCCACCTCTTCGGCCACTCCCTCGGCGGCCAGATCGCGCGCGCGGCCGTCCTCCTCGACCACGCCCCGTTCCGCTCACTCACCCTCATGGCGTCGGGCCCCGCGCAGATCTCCGACTCCCAGCAGCAGCGCGTGAAGCTGCTGCGGGACGCGCTCGCGGTGATGACCATGGCCGAGACCTGGGAGGCCATCCGCGCCATGGGGCCGCCCGAGGAGGTCGGCGGGCCGGCGCGCGGCATCGGTGGCCAGGAGCTGCTGCGCCGCCGTTGGCTCGGCACGAAGCCCGCGCAACTCCTCGCGACGGGACGTCAGTTGTGCACGGAACCGGACCGTGTCGACGAACTGGCCGCCGTACCGCTCCCGTTCCACGTCCTGTCGGGCGCCAGCGACGACACGTGGCCGGTCCCGGTCCTGGACGACATGGCCGCACGGCTGAACGCCCGCCGGACGATCATCCCCGGCGCCGAGCACTCCCCCAACGCCGACCAGCCCCTGCGCACCGCCCAGGCCGTCGCCGACTTCTGGGACACCGTCGACAGGACCGACACCTAG
- a CDS encoding ferritin-like fold-containing protein, translating to MTTPDNTPDASDTADSTVEHTGVAAQDWAQASADPQYRAAVVDLLGALAYGELAAFERLAEDAKLAPTLADKAELAKMASAEFHHYEKLRDRLTEIGAEPTEAMEPFVAALDGFHKQTAPSDWLEGLVKAYVGDSIASDFYREVAARLDSDSRGLVLAVLDDTGHASFAVEKVRAAIDADPRVGGRLALWARRLMGEALSQSQRVVADRDALSTMLVGGVADGFDLAEVGRMFSRITEAHTKRMAALGLAA from the coding sequence ATGACGACGCCTGACAACACGCCTGACGCCTCTGACACCGCTGACTCGACCGTCGAACACACCGGGGTCGCCGCCCAGGACTGGGCGCAGGCCTCCGCCGATCCGCAGTACCGGGCCGCTGTCGTGGACCTGCTCGGCGCGCTGGCCTACGGGGAGCTGGCGGCGTTCGAGCGGCTGGCGGAGGACGCCAAGCTGGCGCCGACGCTGGCGGACAAGGCGGAGCTGGCGAAGATGGCGTCGGCGGAGTTTCACCACTACGAGAAGCTGCGGGACCGGCTCACCGAGATCGGGGCCGAGCCGACCGAGGCGATGGAGCCGTTCGTCGCCGCGCTGGACGGGTTCCACAAGCAGACGGCGCCTTCGGACTGGCTGGAGGGGCTCGTCAAGGCGTATGTCGGTGACTCGATCGCCAGTGACTTCTACCGCGAGGTCGCCGCTCGGCTCGACTCGGACTCGCGGGGGCTGGTGTTGGCCGTGCTCGACGACACCGGGCATGCGTCGTTCGCCGTCGAGAAGGTGCGGGCCGCGATCGATGCCGATCCGCGTGTGGGTGGGCGGCTTGCGTTGTGGGCGCGGCGGTTGATGGGGGAGGCGCTGTCGCAGTCGCAGCGGGTGGTTGCCGATCGGGACGCGCTGTCGACGATGCTCGTGGGTGGCGTCGCGGACGGGTTCGATCTCGCGGAGGTCGGCAGGATGTTCTCGCGGATTACTGAGGCGCACACGAAGCGGATGGCTGCGCTGGGGTTGGCTGCGTAG